The Anomaloglossus baeobatrachus isolate aAnoBae1 chromosome 4, aAnoBae1.hap1, whole genome shotgun sequence genome contains the following window.
tataatggaagtcaatgggaaactcaagcatttttcagggaACTCATCTGGAAATATACTCAAGTTCCCGATTCACTTCCATTTGACTAGGGCACTAGAGACGTGGCCATCTGAGCATAAACTGCtctttacgagtaccaagcaccctagcatgttagtgttcgctcatcactactaataaatagTAATGGGTAAGCTCTAGTGATGGGCAATTACTCCAGTGCTCGGTACTCGGAATGATGAGAGAACAGTACGATATTCGAGTTGAGCTGGTCAGTAGTTCAGACGGGTTCAACTCTAGtaacgagtattatggaagtcaatgactgGCTAGTTCGGCtctttgcccacatacagccagccgtaTATGGAGCATTTCTGGGAGAGGGAgctagtttttttgtatttttcatttggacacactacatcccaaaatgttgtttttacccccagtgggaGCCATACATTCACtggaagtggctctcactgggatgCCTGCTCACATCACTCAATGAagcgagcctgtgctttgtgtttgaTGTTTCATGAATGACACATTCAAGCACCCACAATACTTGGTCAAGCAACAcaagtacccgagcaccccaatacTCGATCGAGTAGCATGCAGTACCAAGCACACTCGTCCATCATTATTAAGCTCCTATAATTCCCTCTGGTGATCAGTGGCATACCGCCAATGGTGGCAGACCATACATGAGACAGGGGGGTCTGGTGCCATCACCAGCACTGGGCTCCCTTCTCCATGGGCCccttgcactttcaattgtatcagcatcgcaGATACAATTAGTGCGTGCCACTGTGCTGAGATGTGTAGTGCACAGGATGCAGCAGGGGGATgaggagcagcgggggaatgaggagaggtgagtatttgtttAATCAGGGAGTTTGCGGTGGTTGTAGGgcgatgggggtgcattaaacgacATGGGAGCTGGAGTGTACTATATGGATGAATATGGGgcggtattatactatatggaggaatatgagagctagataatactatatggaggaatatggaggatgCATCTTCATACTATGTAGAGGAAACTGAGCACTGGATAATACTATATTGAGGAGTATGGGGTGCATGATActttatggaggaatatgggggatgcattatagtatatagagaaatatgggggtgcattatactatatggaggaatatggggtgcggattttactatatggaggaatatgagggccacataatactatatggaggaatatgtgagctgcataatactatatggaggcatataaggggtgaattatactatatggattattataaggggtgcataatactatatggaggaatatgggggctgcattatactatattgaggaataTACTAggtgcattatattacatggaggaatatgggggatattttactatatggaggaatataaggtgtGCATTGTATTATATGGAGAAATATAggagctgcattatactatatggaggaatatgggggctgaattatactatatggagaaatatgggttacattgtattatatggaggaatgtgtggttgcattatactatatggagtaatatggggctgcattatactatatggaggaatatggggctgcattatactatatggaggaatgtgcATGGTGCTTTATAATATATGGATTATGGAGATGACAGTAAAACTCAATTAACAGACAAAGGAAAATATAGCTACAAACCGGACACAGAATTATTCCTCTGGCATCAACAGAAAATGGAAGAAGTCACAATTCAGCATAAATTACAATAAAAACTATTTAATCTTTATAGCAGAAAAAAATGTGGTGATAGTGAGAGAACAGACTTGGTATTTGCTGAAATCGCCAATGTCACTGAACCTGTAGATACAGCGACGGATAAGCTCAGCCGCTCCATTTCTAGTAAATGTGGATCACGCCCACTGGGTGTTTGTTGTAGAATTTCACTTTCATTTCTTCCCTCTGCTGTCAGAGATGGCGACTGCTGGACTGAGACAAGATCTGGAATGTTCCGTCTGTCTGTCCCTGTATACAGATCCTGTaaccctgagatgtggacacaacttctgccgggaatgtattgatcgtgtgctggatacacaggacgaggctggagtttattcctgtcctgaatgtagagaaGAGTTTCAGGAGCGGCCGACACTGAAGAGGAACATAACTCTGTGTAACGTAGCAGAACGTTTCCTCTCCTCTCACCCACATCAGGAGGAGATCACCGGAATCCGCTGCACTTACTGCATTCACTCTCCTGcacctgctgttagatcctgtctacactgtgaggcttctctgtgtgataATCACCTGAGAGGTCACAGCAAAGGACCAGAACACGTCCTgactgatcccagcacttctctggagaaaaggaaatgttctgtccataaggAACTTTTGAGGTACTATTGTACTGAGGACGctgcttgtatctgtgtgtcctgcagtttggcTGGAGAACATCGGGGACACCGAGTGGAGAGGCTGGATGAGGCCtttgaaaagaagaagaagaaactaAGAAATGTTCTCCTGAAACTGGACACAAATAGAAAGAAGACTGAGAAAAGAGTCCAGAGTCTGGAGGAGCACAGGAGAAAAGCTCAAGATAAAGCATCTGGCGAAACCAAGATAGTCACTGCCCTGTTTATAGACATCAGGAGACAGGTGGATGACCTGGAGGAGAGGatcctgagtgagatctccaggcgGGAAGAGCAGGTGTCACTGTCACTATCTGATGTGATCCATAAGCTGGaaataaagaaggacgagctgtccaagaagatgaggcacattgaggagctgtgtaacatgactgatccactgaccgtcttgCAAGAACCAGACACTAgtgacttgtgtgatcctgaggaggatggaggtgatgaggacacaggaggacatgatggaagtgatgaggacacagtggaacatgatggaagtgatgaggacacagggggagatgatggaagtgatgaggacacaggggaagATGATGGAAGTGATGAGGACATAGGGGGAGATGATGGAAGTGATGAGAACACAGGGGAAGATGATGGAAGTGATGAGGACACAGAGGGAGATGATGGAAGTGATGAGGACACAGAGGGAGATGATggaagtgatgaggacacagggggacatgatggaagtgatgaggacacaggggaacatgatggaagtgatgaggacacaggaggacatgatggaggtgatcggGGTGCAGATCTGATCTCATACATATCACACACATTATTTGCTATGATAAGAGATATAAATGTGACCTTCTATGTACAGGctcctgcagacatattactggatgtaaacacgGCTGCTAATAATCTCCTTATATCAGACGACCTAAAAACTGCGACATGGACAATAACACAgaatcgtccagaaacagcagagagattccagAGTTATCctcaggtgatgagcaggaggggatttacctcaggacgccattactgggatgtggagatcaGTGGGTCATGGAGGTGGAGTGCGGGAATGTGTTACCCCAGTATAGCCAGGAGGGGGCCTAGGTCACATATTGGAAATAATAACAAGTCCTGGGGCTTATATGGAGGGATCGGGTATAATAATCAGTATTCAGTGAAACATAACAGTAAATTGATCTGGTTACCTCAGCAGATCTCCAGTAATAGGttcaggatctgtctggattatgaggccgggcagttgtccttttatgagctgtgtgaccccatcagacacttaca
Protein-coding sequences here:
- the LOC142302570 gene encoding LOW QUALITY PROTEIN: E3 ubiquitin/ISG15 ligase TRIM25-like (The sequence of the model RefSeq protein was modified relative to this genomic sequence to represent the inferred CDS: inserted 2 bases in 1 codon); the encoded protein is MATAGLRQDLECSVCLSLYTDPVTLRCGHNFCRECIDRVLDTQDEAGVYSCPECREEFQERPTLKRNITLCNVAERFLSSHPHQEEITGIRCTYCIHSPAPAVRSCLHCEASLCDNHLRGHSKGPEHVLTDPSTSLEKRKCSVHKELLRYYCTEDAACICVSCSLAGEHRGHRVERLDEAFEKKKKKLRNVLLKLDTNRKKTEKRVQSLEEHRRKAQDKASGETKIVTALFIDIRRQVDDLEERILSEISRREEQVSLSLSDVIHKLEIKKDELSKKMRHIEELCNMTDPLTVLQEPDTSDLCDPEEDGGDEDTGGHDGSDEDTVEHDGSDEDTGGDDGSDEDTGEDDGSDEDIGGDDGSDENTGEDDGSDEDTEGDDGSDEDTEGDDGSDEDTGGHDGSDEDTGEHDGSDEDTGGHDGGDRGADLISYISHTLFAMIRDINVTFYVQAPADILLDVNTAANNLLISDDLKTATWTITQNRPETAERFQSYPQVMSRRGFTSGRHYWDVEISGSWRWSAGMCYPSIARRGPRSHIGNNNKSWGLYGGIGYNNQYSVKHNSKLIWLPQQISSNRFRICLDYEAGQLSFYELCDPIRHLHTFTAAFSEPLYAALCVGLGSIKIXEGPSVRNLHHNINLPSDW